One Phaseolus vulgaris cultivar G19833 chromosome 11, P. vulgaris v2.0, whole genome shotgun sequence genomic window carries:
- the LOC137827757 gene encoding uncharacterized protein, with translation MEWVKTKECAREFMVGVAEMTVEFGKGCRDIVKQSLVNEDSFVVKNLGRDSYIGKRLRGPCAKLFSKLSFFNEYLPEDKDPLHAWSVIFFVFLFAFLALYVNFERDPDAPPVKQVFLHPPSASRVVLPDGRNMAYKEQGVSSHKARFSVIAPHSFLSSRLAGIPGVKDSMLEEFGIRLLTYDLPGFGESDPHPKRNLESSAADMAFLADALGVNKFWVLGYSSGSMHAWAALRYIPDRLAGAAMFAPMVNPYDPMMTKEERRRTWNKWTRRRKFLYFLARRFPRFLAFFYQRSLLSGKHGQIDRWLSLSLGRRDKALMEDPIYEEFWQRDVEESTRQRNVKPFVEEAALQVTNWGFSLSDLKLQKRKQSSELLSWLKSMFTETQEYTGFLGPIHIWQGMDDKVVPPSMTDFVHRVLPGAAVHKLPYEGHFTYIYFCHECHQQIFTTLFGTPQGPLSIPINVDQATQETNIEQQEVVDDDDYATN, from the exons ATGGAGTGGGTGAAGACCAAGGAGTGCGCCAGGGAGTTCATGGTTGGGGTGGCGGAGATGACGGTGGAGTTCGGAAAAGGTTGCAGAGACATAGTCAAGCAGAGTTTGGTCAACGAAGATTCATTTGTTGTCAAAAACTTAGGGAGAGATTCCTACATTGGAAAAAGACTGAGAGGACCCTGTGCCAAGCTTTTCTCCAAATTGAGCTTCTTCAACGAGTATTTGCCCGAGGATAAGGATCCTCTTCACGCTTGGTCCGTCATTTTCTTCGTTTTCCTTTTCGCCTTCTTAG CTTTGTATGTGAATTTTGAGCGTGATCCGGACGCGCCGCCGGTGAAGCAGGTGTTTCTGCATCCTCCTAGTGCTTCTCGCGTAGTGCTTCCTGACGGAAGGAACATGGCGTATAAGGAGCAAGGTGTTTCGTCTCACAAAGCTAGGTTTTCCGTCATTGCTCCTCATAGTTTTCTTTCCTCCAGACTTGCAG GGATTCCTGGAGTTAAAGATTCTATGCTGGAAGAGTTTGGTATTCGTTTGTTGACGTATGATCTTCCTGGTTTTGGTGAGAGTGATCCTCATCCCAAACGGAACCTGGAATCCTCGGCAGCAGATATGGCATTTTTAGCGGATGCTCTTGGTGTGAACAAGTTTTGGGTTCTTGGTTACTCAAGCGGGAGTATGCATGCTTGGGCTGCACTTAGATACATTCCGGATAGGCTTGCTG GTGCAGCCATGTTTGCTCCTATGGTGAACCCATATGATCCTATGATGACAAAGGAAGAGAGACGAAGAACTTGGAACAAATGGACACGGAGAAGAAAATTCTTGTACTTCTTAGCCCGGAGGTTTCCTAGATTTTTAGCCTTCTTCTATCAGCGAAGCCTCTTGTCAGGAAAGCATGGACAGATTGATAGGTGGCTGTCATTATCTCTGGGAAGGAGG GACAAAGCACTGATGGAAGATCCAATCTATGAGGAATTCTGGCAAAGGGATGTGGAAGAATCTACCAGACAGAGAAATGTGAAACCATTTGTGGAGGAAGCTGCTTTGCAGGTCACAAATTGGGGTTTCAGCCTTTCAGACCTCAAATTGCAGAAGAGAAAACAGAGTAGTGAATTACTCAGTTGGCTTAAATCAATGTTCACTGAAACTCAGGAATATACAGGATTTCTTGGCCCTATACATATATGGCAA GGAATGGATGATAAAGTGGTTCCCCCATCAATGACTGATTTTGTGCACCGCGTGCTACCGGGAGCCGCAGTACATAAACTCCCATATGAAGGCCATTTCACTTACATCTACTTTTGTCATGAATGCCACCAACAGATATTTACTACACTTTTCGGAACCCCACAAGGTCCACTCAGCATTCCTATAAATGTAGATCAAGCCACCCAAGAAACCAATATTGAACAGCAAGAAGTAGTAGACGATGATGATTATGCCACAAACTAG
- the LOC137820649 gene encoding tRNA ligase 1, which translates to MSAQQRFFCTLSHAYPLSSSLSTFKSRTFLFLPFLRSYLTLTPLLSPMPRNQRSGAHVERRWKEKAKTEAQLPATGDATAAETVTSKLAGLSIGESGGKTGAQGSVWKPKSYGTASGGAVTEIENGAGVEASVASTQKNGGSGLSKIFRDNLIEKFTVDKSTYARAQVRATFYPKFENEKSDQEVRTRMTELVAKGLATLEVSLKHSGSLFMYAGHEGGAYAKNSFGNIYTAVGVFVLGRMFREAWGTEASKQQAEFNNFLERNHMCISMELVTAVLGDHGQRPQEDYAVVTAVTELGNGKPKFYSTPEIIAFCRKWRLPTNHVWLFSTRKSAASFFAAFDALCEEGTATSVCKALDEIAEISVPGSKDHVKAQGEILEGLVARLVSHDSSIHIEKTLKEFPPPHADGVALDFGPSLREICAANRNDEKQQIKALLESVGSSFCPSQSDWFGTDGADYHSRNVDRSVLSKFLQAHPADYSTKKLQEVVRLMREKRYPAAFKCYHNFHKVDAMSSDNIFYKMVIHVHSDSGFRRYQKDMRLKPGLWPLYRGFFVDINLFSANKETAAEISSNSVNETGSYSSGEDDFADEDANLMVKLKFLTYKLRTFLIRNGLSILFKEGPAAYKAYYLRQMKIWGTSPAKQRELSKMLDEWAVYIRRKCGNKQLSSSTYLSEAEPFLEQFAKRSPQNQVLIGSAGNLVRTEDFLAIVEGGQDEEGDLVAEREIALPGPNISVKDTVPKHGGLIVFFPGIPGCAKSSLCKELLNAEGGLEDGRPVHSLMGDLIKGKYWQKVAAECKKKPNSIMLADKNAPNEEVWKLIEDMCHKTRASAVPVVAESEGTDSNPFSLDSLAIFMFRVLQRVNHPGNLDKASPNAGYVLLMFYYLYQGRSRKEFEGDLIERFGSLVKMPLLKSDRNPLPEPVQSILEEGIDLYKLHTIRHGRLESTKGSYAKEWIKWEKELRDILCGNAEYFNSIQVPFEFAVKQVFEQLRNIANGHYTPPDTEIRKFGTIVFAALTMPVTEIKSALNKLAESNPKIDAFLKDKHLENLNRAHLTLAHKRSHGIKAVADYGIHLNQKVPVELTALLFSDKMAAFEACPGSVEGEKIVSKNPWPHITLWTAEGVGAKEANMLPQLLAEGKAKRIDFNPPFILSATVDFY; encoded by the exons ATGTCGGCACAGCAGAGATTTTTCTGCACTCTCTCCCACGCTTACCCTCTGTCTTCCTCTCTCTCCACCTTCAAATCTAGAACCTTCctctttcttccctttcttCGCTCTTACCTCACCCTAACTCCTTTGCTCTCACCAATGCCTCGCAATCAG CGAAGTGGCGCGCACGTGGAGCGGCGATGGAAGGAGAAAGCGAAAACCGAGGCGCAGTTGCCGGCTACGGGTGACGCAACTGCTGCGGAAACTGTTACTAGTAAGCTTGCAGGATTGAGTATTGGTGAGAGCGGTGGGAAAACCGGAGCGCAAGGTTCGGTTTGGAAACCTAAATCTTATGGAACTGCGAGTGGAGGCGCTGTTACTGAGATTGAAAATGGAGCTGGAGTTGAGGCAAGTGTGGCTTCGACGCAAAAGAATGGTGGAAGTGGTTTGAGTAAGATATTTCGAGATAATCTGATAGAGAAATTCACTGTGGACAAGTCCACGTACGCACGTGCACAAGTCAGAGCTACTTTCTATCCgaaatttgaaaatgaaaagtcGGATCAAGAG GTCCGGACCAGGATGACTGAGTTGGTAGCAAAAGGGTTGGCTACCTTAGAG GTTTCACTTAAACACTCTGGATCTCTTTTTATGTATGCGGGTCATGAGGGTGGAGCTTATGCAAAAAACAGTTTCGGAAATAT ATATACTGCTGTTGGTGTATTTGTTCTTGGACGGATGTTTCGTGAGGCATGGGGAACTGAAGCTTCAAAACAGCAGGctgaatttaataattttcttgag AGAAACCACATGTGCATATCAATGGAACTAGTAACTGCTGTTCTTGGAGACCATGGACAGCGTCCCCAAGAAGATTATG CGGTAGTTACGGCAGTTACTGAACTGGGCAATGGAAAGCCAAAGTTCTATTCAACTCCAGAGATAATAGCTTTCTGTCGAAAATGGCGCCTTCCAACAAATCATGTGTGGTTGTTTTCAACAAG AAAATCAGCCGCTTCTTTCTTTGCTGCGTTTGATGCCTTATGCGAGGAGGGTACTGCAACGTCTGTATGCAAGGCTCTTGATGAAATTGCTGAGATCTCTGTACCAG GTTCAAAAGACCATGTAAAGGCCCAAGGTGAAATTTTAGAAGGTCTTGTGGCTCGTCTTGTAAGTCACGATAGTTCAATCCATATAGAGAAAACTTTGAAAGAATTTCCTCCTCCACATGCTGATGGAG TGGCCCTTGATTTTGGACCAAGTCTAAGGGAAATATGTGCAGCAAATAGAAATGATGAAAAACAG CAAATAAAAGCACTTCTCGAGAGTGTTGGTAGTTCGTTTTGTCCTAGCCAGTCAGATTGGTTTGGGACTGATGGTGCTGATTATCATTCAAGAAATGTGGACAGATCTGTTCTTTCAAAGTTTTTACAAGCCCATCCTGCAGACTATTCGACTAAAAAGTTGCAG GAAGTTGTTCGGTTGATGAGGGAAAAACGCTACCCTGCTGCATTCAAATGTTATCATAACTTCCACAAGGTTGATGCCATGTCAAGTGACaatattttctataaaatggTCATTCATGTACACAGTGATTCTGGTTTTCGACGATACCAGAAAGATATGAG GCTTAAACCAGGATTATGGCCATTATATCGag GTTTTTTTGTtgacataaatttattttcggCAAACAAGGAGACAGCTGCTGAAATTTCTAGTAACAGTGTAAATGAAACTGGTAGCTACAGCTCTGGGGAAGATGACTTTGCTGATGAAGATGCAAATTTAATGGTCAAATTGAAATTTCTTACATATAAG TTGCGAACCTTTCTCATTCGAAATGGCCTGTCAATTCTATTCAAAGAAGGTCCAGCTGCTTACAAGGCTTATTACCTCAG ACAAATGAAAATTTGGGGAACCTCTCCGGCAAAGCAGAGAGAACTTAGCAAGATGCTTGATGAATG GGCTGTGTATATACGAAGGAAGTGTGGAAATAAGCAACTGTCATCATCAACATATCTAAGTGAAGCGGAACCTTTTCTTGAACAGTTTGCAAAACGTAGTCCACAGAACCAAGTTCTGATAGGTTCTGCTGGTAATTTAGTTAGAACTGAAGATTTCTTGGCTATTGTTGAGGGAGGCCAGGATGAAGAAGGTGATCTTGTGGCAGAGCGTGAGATAGCACTGCCAGGGCCTAATATCTCAGTCAAAGACACAGTTCCAAAACATGGAGGGTTAATTGTGTTCTTTCCTG GAATACCTGGTTGTGCTAAGTCCTCCCTTTGCAAAGAATTGCTAAATGCCGAAGGAGGACTAGAAGATGGTCGACCAGTTCATAGTCTCATGGGTGACTTGATTAAAG GAAAATATTGGCAGAAAGTGGCTGCAGAGTGTAAAAAGAAACCAAATTCAATAATGCTTGCTGACAAGAATGCCCCAAATGAAGAAGTTTGGAAATTG ATAGAAGATATGTGTCACAAAACCAGGGCATCTGCTGTACCGGTTGTAGCTGAATCTGAAG GAACTGATTCAAATCCATTTTCTCTTGATTCATTAGCTATTTTCATGTTTCGTGTGCTTCAACGAGTCAATCATCCG GGAAATCTTGACAAAGCATCTCCAAATGCTGGCTATGTGCTGCTAATGTTTTATTATCTTTACCAGGGCAGG AGCCGTAAAGAATTTGAGGGTGATTTAATTGAACGTTTTGGGTCACTTGTCAAGATGCCACTACTGAAATCTGATAG GAATCCCCTTCCTGAGCCAGTGCAGTCCATTTTGGAGGAAGGAATTGATTTATATAAACTTCACACTATAAGACATGGAAG ATTAGAGTCTACCAAAGGATCCTACGCAAAAGAATGGATAAAATGGGAGAAAGAGTTACGGGATATTTTATGCGGAAATGCTGAGTATTTTAATTCTATTCAG GTTCCATTTGAGTTTGCTGTCAAGCAGGTGTTCGAACAGTTGAGAAACATTGCTAACGGACATTACACACCACCAGATACTGAAATAAGGAAATTTGGTACCATTGTTTTTGCTGCTCTCACCATGCCAGTTACTGAAATTAAAAGCGCCCTCAATAAA TTGGCCGAGAGTAATCCCAAGATTGACGCATTCCTTAAAGACAAACATCTCGAGAACCTTAATCGAGCTCATTTGACTCTTGCCCACAAGAGAAGTCACGGCATCAAAGCCGTAGCTGATTATGGTATCCATCTTAATCAAAAGGTTCCGGTGGAGTTGACAGCACTACTCTTCTCAGATAAAATGGCTGCATTCGAAGCTTGTCCCGGCTCAGTGGAAGGTGAGAAGATAGTTTCAAAAAATCCATGGCCTCATATAACCTTATGGACTGCTGAAGGTGTTGGAGCCAAGGAGGCCAACATGCTACCACAGTTGCTTGCAGAGGGGAAAGCAAAACGAATTGACTTCAATCCTCCCTTCATTCTATCTGCCACAGTTGACTTTTATTGA